A region of Amyelois transitella isolate CPQ chromosome 19, ilAmyTran1.1, whole genome shotgun sequence DNA encodes the following proteins:
- the LOC106132594 gene encoding actin-related protein 3 — translation MDHLPACIIDVGTGYTKLGFAGNKEPQFIIPSAIAIKETAKVGDQSTRRMTKAVEDLDFFIGDEAFDATGYSVKYPVRHGLVEDWDLMERYIEQCIFKYLRAEPEDHHFLLTEPPLNTPENREYLAEIMFESFNVPGLYIAVQAMLALAASWKSRAPAQRTFTGIVVDSGDGVTHIVPVAEGYVIGSCIKHIPVAGRNITSFIQSLLREREVGIPPEQSLETAKAIKERYSYICPDIAKEFAKYDSDPAKWMKKYTGVNAITKNPFTVDVGYERFLGPEIFFHPEFSNPDFTVPLNEMVDEVIQSCPIDVRRGLYGNIVLSGGSTMFRDFGRRLQRDIKRTVDARLKMSTMLSEGRITPTPIDVQVISHYMQRYAVWFGGSMLGSTPEFYQVCHTKQAYMEYGPSICRHNPVFGTMT, via the coding sequence ATGGATCATTTACCTGCCTGTATTATAGACGTAGGCACTGGCTACACAAAGTTGGGGTTCGCTGGCAATAAGGAACCGCAATTCATCATACCATCAGCCATTGCGATAAAAGAAACTGCCAAAGTAGGCGATCAGAGTACACGACGTATGACGAAAGCCGTAGAAGATTTAGACTTCTTTATAGGTGATGAAGCATTTGACGCCACCGGGTATTCTGTGAAGTATCCCGTACGCCACGGATTAGTGGAAGATTGGGACTTAATGGAGAGGTACATAGAGCAATGTATCTTCAAATATTTGAGGGCCGAGCCTGAAGATCATCACTTTCTGCTTACCGAGCCCCCTTTGAACACTCCTGAGAACAGAGAGTATTTAGCAGAGATAATGTTTGAATCATTTAATGTGCCAGGTCTGTACATAGCTGTGCAAGCTATGTTAGCTCTTGCTGCATCGTGGAAGTCACGAGCTCCTGCACAGCGTACTTTTACAGGCATCGTGGTGGACAGCGGAGATGGTGTAACCCATATTGTGCCAGTGGCAGAAGGTTATGTTATTGGATCTTGTATAAAACACATTCCCGTAGCAGGAAGAAATATCACTTCATTTATCCAGTCCCTGCTTCGTGAACGTGAGGTTGGTATCCCACCAGAACAAAGTTTGGAAACTGCAAAGGCAATCAAAGAGAGGTACAGTTACATTTGCCCTGATATTGCTAAAGAGTTTGCTAAATATGATTCTGATCCTGCTAAATGGATGAAGAAGTACACAGGAGTAAATGCTATAACAAAGAACCCATTCACAGTTGATGTTGGCTATGAAAGATTCTTAGGGCCTGAGATTTTCTTTCATCCAGAGTTCTCGAACCCAGATTTTACTGTGCCGTTGAATGAAATGGTGGATGAGGTCATACAGTCTTGCCCAATTGATGTGCGAAGAGGGCTTTAtggaaatattgttttgtcaGGAGGGTCTACAATGTTCCGTGACTTTGGGAGAAGACTACAAAGAGATATTAAAAGGACGGTAGATGCTAGATTGAAGATGTCTACTATGTTATCGGAAGGGCGTATAACACCAACACCTATCGATGTGCAGGTGATTTCCCACTACATGCAGCGCTATGCTGTTTGGTTTGGAGGAAGTATGCTGGGTTCTACACCAGAGTTCTATCAAGTGTGTCATACAAAACAAGCATACATGGAGTATGGTCCGAGCATCTGTAGACACAATCCAGTTTTTGGCACTATGACATAA